AACACATTGGCGAAGCGTCCTAAATTATACTGCTGGCGACGCTGTTCCCAATTAAAATGAAATGCATCAATTGGGACGCTAACGGTTTTTTTAACAAATGGTATCGTTGCTAATGGATAGAAGAACAACAAGTTTACTAATAACAAAAAGTCGCGGTCCGTAATTTGTATAATTAAGCCATGATTACCTAGGTGTACAAAAAGTAATAAACAAGCAAATGGTAAAATACCACTTCTTAAATAGCGATAGTATTTTTTCATCAATACGACCTCCCTTTACCAGTCGAATCACAATGCCAGTAAAAACACTTATTACTAAGTTTTCCTACCAATTAAATTTAGGTGCACAATTAGAACAACCACCACAATAATAAACGCCAGCCACTTTCCCAATCAAATGGCCTTGCTTTTCTGTATATTTGGTTGGATCAAAGTCAGCTAATGACCTTAAGTATTTTCCTTTGATAAAACAAAAACCGATAACAAGCAATAAAATCGCCATTAAGTTAGCCAACACAAGGGCAATTGTGTCTTTCACCAACTTTCTTTAGAATGCGCTAGCTAAATATTCCATAACACGCTGTTGTTGCCACTGGGTATAACCAGGTGCAATGATTTGCGTCATTTCCGCAATACTTAATTATGCATGACGAATTGTCAAACATACTCAATCTTATTTGCCATTTATTGCTCCTACTCCTGAATGGTTTGACCCCAAAACTTCATTTCACCACTAGCACAAGCACACGGTAATATTTCGCAACACACCTTTACCAGTGCCGTTACTACCTGATAAGGCACCCACTGAATGACGCGGAATTTGATAAGAAACAGCTTCTAGTTTAAATTTCACTAACACAAGCAGCTCAACTTCAACAATAGGCTCCATGGCCACTCCCCTGATTGTAAACCGCTTTCAATGCAATTATAGCGCAATAACTAAAAAGGCTAAGCCCTAAATCAGACTTAACCCATTTACAGATACGCGGTATAAAATAAATAGCCGGCCAAACCAAATGCGGAAAACGCAATAATAATGCGCAATGGCCGTACTGGCACGTGGCGAATGACCACTGGTCCAATATAGCCGCCAATAAACATACCAAGCCCCATCGGTACCACCATCCACCAATAAATTTTAGTAGTAACAGCATAGATCACCAACGATAACCCATTGGCCAATAAACAAGTAAAGTTTTTGATCGCATTGGTGACCGCAAATGATTTATTCAACGTGACGATCAAAATCGATAACAAGATCATCCCCGCTGAAGCGCCAAAATAACCGATATAAACACCGACTAACAAAATCGCTAAATTTTTAAAAAACGTCACCCCGCGACCGGCGGGCTTAGGCGCATCTAGAATTTTTGACTGGTGAAATTGCGACCACAGCATCAAAACACCAGCGCCAAAAACTAAGAATGGTACCACCCGTGTAAAAGTTTTTGCCGGCGCGACAACAAGTAAAACACTGCCAATAACGCTACCCACTAACACATACACCGCAACTTGCCACAAAGTTCGGTGACTACTATTCAGTTCCTTTATCGAGGAAACACTGGAGCCTAAACCGGTAAAAATCAGCGCGGCCGTATTTGTGGTGTTAGCGCTGATCGGTGGCACGCCGAGCATCAATAAAACCGGGTATGACACTAACGAAGCTAGTCCCGCAATCGAAGAAACTAATCCGGCAGCGGCACCACTGACTAATAAAATAATTACCATCAACCAAACTGACACGCTTGATCACTTCTTTCCATAATTAACCCACTCAAGCTGCTGTTTTACGTGCGGCCTGTTTTTCCAAATGTTGGGCCCAAATATTGATTCCCAACGAGATCAGCATTAAGATCAGTGCCAACAGCATGATATTGTGCAGGCCATGATGTAAAATCAATCGCATTTGCGGCAGCAGATGACTCGGTAACGAATCAATATTAGTCGCATCACTTAGCTTATTCATCATTTTCATCGTGATCGTTCCACTAGACTTAGTGACTCCTTGGCGCAACGCATTATTCATGACCAAACCAAAAATCGCGGCGGTAAAAGTTTGACTAAGCATCCGAATCAAAAAGCTAAACGAAGTCGCCACGGGAATATCTTGTTGCTCAGCATCTTGTTGCACCTTAACCTGTAGTTCATTGAAACATGCACCGTTACCTAAACCTTCAAAAGCACCAGCCACCAACAACAGCCAATACGGTGTTTTAACACCACCCATCAACAAAACAAAGGCGATCGTCAACGTAATGATGCCAAATGCCAATACCTTTTGTGGCGAAAAATATTTGCGCAGTGGCGCTACAGAACCAGAACCAATAAAGTTAGTGAACGAGCTAGGGATCTGCGTCGCCCCACCAATTAAAGCCGTAGTACCCAGCAATCCTTGCGCCCACATCGGACTATAGATCAAGAAACCAACAAAGGCACCCCAAATGATGGTAAATAACGCAAAATCGATCATCAAATCACGATTTTTGAATAGACGGCTAGGAATGATCGGATCAGCAACCCCTTTTTCAAAGTGAACCATACTGCCTAGACTGACCACTGCAACCACTAGTGCTATAACAACAAAAAGCCTGCTGGCACTGCCGATCATTTCAATACCTGCCAATAGGCTAGTTAGCCCGATCGTCATTAAAATGGAACCTAAGTAATCAACTGGCTTAGTCCGACCAACCGTTTTTTCTTTTTTGTAATAAATTTGTACTAGTAACGCTGATAGCAAACCAATCGGCACATTGAGATAAAATACCCAGTGCCAGGTAAAGGCATCGACGATAAAGCCGCCGACTAGCGGCCCAATGATCGTGGCCGTACTGTAACTGGCCGACACGAAACCCAGCACCTGCATCCGTTTGCGCGGATTAGTGTACATTCGCGCGTAGATAATGTAAGGCAGCGAGACGACCCCACCATTACCAATGCCAGCAATCGTCCGCGCAATGATCAGAAAAACGATATTCGGTGCCATCCCTTGCAACAGCGAACCTACGACAAAGAACAACGCCGCTAACTGATAGCTGCGTTTATTGCCGATATGTTCACCAAGTTTGCTCCATAATGGTGTGCTGACTGCTGTACCTAATAAGAAAACGGCTACGATCCAGCCCATCATTTCGAGCCCATGCAGATCGGAAATGATGGCTGGCAACGCCGTATTAATGATTGTGCTGTCCAAGCCACTCATTGCATTCGATAACAATAATGCGCAAGTCACGATTAAAATATTCCGTTTTGACAAAAAATTCGCTTCTTCCTCCAAATAATTACTCTCTTTATGTTACAACTTATACCTTGATTTTAAAAATAAAATCGAAAACAACCGCTTGTATCGTGACCAAATTCATTTATAATTTAAGTGATATTAAAATAACAGTATCTGTATAATATACGCACAGTAATTAATAATTTTAGATCAGAAATGAGGCTAACCATGGCTAAACCTTTTCAACCCAAATACGAACCCAGCCGCCACCTACTTGATTTCCACATTGCCGGCTTTACTTATTACGACGGTCTTGATGTGATCAACGAGCTAACTTTAGGTAAACCCGTGACCCTAGTAGCCGAGCCAGATAACCCCGCTGACAGCGAAGCCATTGCGCTCTACTATCACAAGCACAAACTCGGCTACGTCCCAGCAGCTAAAAACGAATTCATCAGCAAGCTGCTGTATTTCGGCTATGGCGCTTTTTTAGAAGCGCGCATTCAATACATGAACAAAGAAACCCACCCTGAGCGCCAATTTCGCGTCGTCGTTAAGTTAAAAGATAATCGCAACTAAAAAATGGTCGTTGTGACATAAGTCGCTTATGCCCAATGCCTTCTTTGCACTTCCGAACAATATAGTTAAAACGTGTGACATAAGGCAACTTTTTCCGCTTAGCTACGAGCGGCAAATAATCCACTACGTGAATCATTCGCCGCTCTAGGCTAATGCTCAAAAGCTGAACGCCTTATGTCACACTCTCATTTTTTCACGCAACGATTTGTGCAAGACGTTCCAAATTAACATTAAAAGCATACTTAGCAATGGGCGCCAACAAACTTAAAGGTAAGTTATTTTCATCTAGCAAATATAGGTCTTCTTGTATCTGTACACCGGCAGTAACCTGACGTAGTGTAAAGACTAAATCATATTCCAACCAACCTTGTCTACTGTGATAAGTAATCATCGTCCCACTATTTGTCACCGTAATCACTTCATGCTTATTTAGTGCACCTGCCCCACGAGTCACCTGAAACTGCGCTGCTACAGCGGTAACTGACTGAATATCTGGTACCCATTCGTGCAACCGGCGCGGATCTGCCAGTAGCGCCTGTATCCCTGTCATTGACGTTGTTACATCCAAAATATTAGTAAAAACTGCTTTTTGCATAAAAGTAAAGCCTCCTTGTCTTTGATGGCTTTACTTTACCCAATTTAGCGCAATATAAAAAATAAGAATACTAATATTTAGAATTGATCATAAGTTTTTTCTTGAAAAAGCTCGGCAAAGATCTGTTCCCGTTGCTGCGCCACTAAGGCTAGATCTGCTTTTTCCTCAATCTGTGCAGTTTGCGCTAACAAATGATAAAAATTAGCTAGCATATAATGCGAATCATGCGCCGTAGTAAATTTAATTCCCCTAGCCACCCACTCCAATGACAACGTGTACTGCTGCAAATAAAAATAACTCAATGCCACTAAATAGAATAAAATATTTTGATTTTCTGTGTATGGTATAGCGGCTAAATTATGCATTGCTTGATCGATTGCGTGCTCAGTCCGTCGCGGCGCCTTTAATTTAGCTGCGATCAAACCCAACGATATCCGCGCTAAACGGGCCAAAGTTGTGTTAGTCGTCCCTGTACTGGCCAGGGATAAATGCAGTAAGCGTTGTGTTTCCGTTAAATCAGCACTGACCTGCAAAGTTGCCACTGCTAAATAATAATAGTAGGCCTGGGTCTGCTCAACACTACTAATATTCGCTAAGACGGCCTCGCTTTGCAAGAAATCGGCTAGTGCCTGATAACAATGCTGATTACATAGTTCCGCCAGACGGGCATTTAAATTGGGCAACTGACTGACGGCAAAATTATGCGCCAAACTAATTTCGGTCAGACTGATCCCTAAGCGCTGGCATAAACTGATCAACAACTGCGCATTTGGCCGATACTTATCATGTTCAATTGCTGATAACATTGGCTGCGAACAAATGCCCGCCGCAACTGTTTTTTGCGCTAAATGCTGTGCTTGTCGAGTTTGTTTTAACAATGCCCCAATACTTGCCGCCATTGATATTGTCCCCCTTTTTTATTCGTTAGTCGCATTATACACTTGCTATTAATAAAAAAACTAGGCCCAAAATCAGCCTAGTTTGTACTTATTTATTCGTAATCCACTTCATCATCGTCGATCTGCCGCTCCAGCAGCCGAATTTCCTCATCGGTCGTGCTGATCTCTTCGTTGATTTCTGCCAACGTTTGCCCTGAAGCACTGTAACCTTTATACAAGGCGGTCACATAATCCGTTTCGGCTAACTGCCGCGCGTGCTCACGTAAATTACCTAATTGTAAGATCAAATCTTCATATTCACGATCGTTCATTAAGTTCACCTCAGCTTCTATTAATGGCTACATTCAAAAACTAAGCACAGAGGCTAGGCCAACGCTTCTGGCGCCGCCAATTGTGGGCCCTGGCCGTTACGAGCCAACACCCAATCATCATAATTCCACTCTTCGGTTGCTCTTCTGGATTGGAAATAATCCCACCGTGACTCGCGCTCCAATTCGATCACCTGTCCGCCAGGTCCAACCGACACCCAATTATACGAGCCATTATCGTGGGCAAATTTGACCCACTGTACTTTAAAGGATTGGCGCTGTCCTTGATCATCAATGAAAAATCTGGGTAACGTGTCCGTGCGCATATAGTGCAATCCCCGCGCATAATCAGGATCAACCGTTTGCCACGTCTGTTCAGCTATATGCACCACGTCGCCTTTGATCGGTAATTTCAGTTGTTCCGCAGCAACGAAAAAGCGATTGTAACTGATCAGACGCTCATCAGCGCCATAAACTAGCGTAACGTGCGCATTATTCGGGCTAAAATCCGGCGTCATTTGAAAACAATCCACCCGAACCTGTTCGCGATTGCGCCGGTGCGTTTCTGTGGTGACCAATTTAAATCCATCAGGAATAATTAATGCCGGAACCGCGCGTTGTTTGATCAATACATGATTAGCCATTTAGTTCGTCCCCCTTATTTGACAATAATTGATCGAGATCACGATCAACTATCCCTAGAAATTGCTGTAAAATTGTACGTTGTTGGGTATCAAATGAATCGACCAACGCTTGATTGATCTGCGGTAAGCGCTGAAGCAACTGTTGGTACTGCTGCTGACCTAAAGCTGTTAATTTAATCACGCGGCTACGACCATCCGTCGGTGACTTTTCTTTGACAACGTAACCGAGTTTGATCAACCGATTAAGCCGCCGAGTTACGTTGCTGGGATTTAAATAGATGACTTTAAATAGCTCTTCCTGCGATAAAGTCCCCCGCTCACCAACTTTCAAAATGAAAAAATACGTGCTGGCTGTTAAATTCAGGTCCTTTAACTGCTGATTCAAATATTGGCGAATTTTTTGCGCCACCAGATTGAATTGCCGAATATAACTGTCCATTTCATCGATCATCAACCTCACTTCTTTCCTTTATGCGTGCCCGAATCAATATGACTAGCGCCACCGCCAATAACATAAACGCCACTAGATAAGTGCCACGCTGAGCCTGGAGCAAAAGTGCCGCGCAACCCCTAAAGCCGTACTGACTGACCGGTGGCTGAAAAATGACAACAACCGATAAAAAATCAAAGTC
This is a stretch of genomic DNA from Loigolactobacillus coryniformis subsp. coryniformis KCTC 3167 = DSM 20001. It encodes these proteins:
- a CDS encoding sulfite exporter TauE/SafE family protein, which translates into the protein MVIILLVSGAAAGLVSSIAGLASLVSYPVLLMLGVPPISANTTNTAALIFTGLGSSVSSIKELNSSHRTLWQVAVYVLVGSVIGSVLLVVAPAKTFTRVVPFLVFGAGVLMLWSQFHQSKILDAPKPAGRGVTFFKNLAILLVGVYIGYFGASAGMILLSILIVTLNKSFAVTNAIKNFTCLLANGLSLVIYAVTTKIYWWMVVPMGLGMFIGGYIGPVVIRHVPVRPLRIIIAFSAFGLAGYLFYTAYL
- a CDS encoding MFS transporter, with product MSKRNILIVTCALLLSNAMSGLDSTIINTALPAIISDLHGLEMMGWIVAVFLLGTAVSTPLWSKLGEHIGNKRSYQLAALFFVVGSLLQGMAPNIVFLIIARTIAGIGNGGVVSLPYIIYARMYTNPRKRMQVLGFVSASYSTATIIGPLVGGFIVDAFTWHWVFYLNVPIGLLSALLVQIYYKKEKTVGRTKPVDYLGSILMTIGLTSLLAGIEMIGSASRLFVVIALVVAVVSLGSMVHFEKGVADPIIPSRLFKNRDLMIDFALFTIIWGAFVGFLIYSPMWAQGLLGTTALIGGATQIPSSFTNFIGSGSVAPLRKYFSPQKVLAFGIITLTIAFVLLMGGVKTPYWLLLVAGAFEGLGNGACFNELQVKVQQDAEQQDIPVATSFSFLIRMLSQTFTAAIFGLVMNNALRQGVTKSSGTITMKMMNKLSDATNIDSLPSHLLPQMRLILHHGLHNIMLLALILMLISLGINIWAQHLEKQAARKTAA
- a CDS encoding HIRAN domain-containing protein; protein product: MAKPFQPKYEPSRHLLDFHIAGFTYYDGLDVINELTLGKPVTLVAEPDNPADSEAIALYYHKHKLGYVPAAKNEFISKLLYFGYGAFLEARIQYMNKETHPERQFRVVVKLKDNRN
- a CDS encoding helix-turn-helix domain-containing protein; translation: MAASIGALLKQTRQAQHLAQKTVAAGICSQPMLSAIEHDKYRPNAQLLISLCQRLGISLTEISLAHNFAVSQLPNLNARLAELCNQHCYQALADFLQSEAVLANISSVEQTQAYYYYLAVATLQVSADLTETQRLLHLSLASTGTTNTTLARLARISLGLIAAKLKAPRRTEHAIDQAMHNLAAIPYTENQNILFYLVALSYFYLQQYTLSLEWVARGIKFTTAHDSHYMLANFYHLLAQTAQIEEKADLALVAQQREQIFAELFQEKTYDQF
- a CDS encoding MarR family winged helix-turn-helix transcriptional regulator, whose translation is MIDEMDSYIRQFNLVAQKIRQYLNQQLKDLNLTASTYFFILKVGERGTLSQEELFKVIYLNPSNVTRRLNRLIKLGYVVKEKSPTDGRSRVIKLTALGQQQYQQLLQRLPQINQALVDSFDTQQRTILQQFLGIVDRDLDQLLSNKGDELNG